Proteins found in one Deltaproteobacteria bacterium genomic segment:
- a CDS encoding type III PLP-dependent enzyme has translation MKKQFIKLIEQYGTPLFILDHKKLRDNYRTFKTNLPRIQCYYAVKANSHSEIIKTLFLEGSSFDVASYNEFMQIYEYIKHFEEKDKDFFIWDKIIFSNTIKDKETLSKIKRYRPLVTFDNREELKKIKDYCDTAGLILRLKVPDSGSQVEMSSKFGAEPGDADLLIRQANDAGLVVEGLSFHVGSQCTNFDNYTAALAITSAILKDARQRGYHLKIIDIGGGFPVPYDAQMPEFEKLANVINAECQRLFPSDIEIIAEPGRFIAATAATLITEIVGKSRRDGKMFYYINDGVYHTFSGVIYDHWLPNFTSFRQGEKEVCAVVGPTCDSFDKISLSVQLPENLAVGDYLLTKNIGAYSIASSTKFNGFDGAKIIHINLRR, from the coding sequence ATGAAAAAGCAATTTATCAAACTTATCGAGCAGTACGGGACACCCTTATTTATCCTGGATCACAAAAAGCTCAGGGATAATTACCGGACCTTCAAAACAAATCTGCCCAGGATTCAATGCTATTATGCAGTCAAGGCCAATTCCCATTCCGAGATCATCAAGACCCTGTTCCTGGAAGGGTCGAGCTTTGACGTCGCTTCCTACAACGAATTCATGCAGATTTACGAATACATTAAGCATTTCGAAGAAAAAGATAAGGACTTCTTCATCTGGGACAAGATTATTTTTTCCAATACCATCAAGGACAAAGAGACACTCAGCAAGATAAAACGATACCGCCCCCTGGTCACTTTCGACAACCGCGAGGAGTTGAAAAAAATAAAGGATTACTGCGACACGGCCGGTTTAATTCTCCGGCTGAAGGTGCCAGATTCGGGCTCACAGGTCGAGATGAGTTCGAAATTCGGCGCCGAGCCAGGAGATGCCGACCTTCTGATCCGCCAGGCAAACGATGCGGGGCTTGTGGTGGAAGGGCTGAGCTTTCATGTGGGCAGCCAGTGCACCAATTTTGACAATTACACGGCAGCGCTCGCCATTACATCGGCAATACTCAAGGATGCCCGGCAAAGGGGCTACCACCTGAAAATCATAGACATCGGCGGCGGATTTCCCGTGCCCTATGATGCGCAGATGCCTGAATTCGAAAAGCTGGCGAATGTCATTAATGCCGAATGTCAACGACTTTTCCCGTCAGATATCGAGATTATAGCGGAACCGGGGAGATTCATCGCCGCGACGGCAGCAACGCTGATCACCGAAATCGTCGGCAAGTCCAGGCGAGACGGCAAGATGTTTTATTACATCAATGACGGCGTTTATCATACCTTTTCGGGCGTTATTTATGATCATTGGCTCCCCAATTTCACTTCTTTCCGGCAGGGGGAAAAAGAGGTTTGTGCGGTGGTCGGACCGACCTGCGACAGTTTTGACAAGATATCCCTGTCCGTTCAGTTGCCGGAAAATCTGGCCGTCGGGGATTATCTGCTGACGAAAAATATCGGCGCCTACAGCATTGCTTCTTCAACAAAATTTAACGGTTTCGACGGCGCCAAAATTATCCATATCAATCTCAGACGTTGA
- a CDS encoding MFS transporter → MTDNRQHNRIFYGWYIVAASFGILFFNSGARYAFGVMMKPIIAEFGWSRGAVSAVFFVNMAVFALALFIVGKLYDRFGPRWVILVSTLFIAAGFALTSFINSLGQFFFSYGILAALGMAGTSVPMIATLTSKWFDKWRGLAISLAISGNSIGQFVLIPLFSSLVLNLGWRSSYLYIGTIMLVVNTALAWLVIKGDPAHLGLMPFGRDKAEAKKKDLTHEIGTGTNIISPDMNLKQAMGTSSFWLFLIVMAICGSGDYFATTHLIPLATDYGIPPLVAGKMLGLYGLMSLAGILIAGPAADFIGSKIPIILTFTLRICLYMLILRYKSAMSFYVFALAFGFTHLITAPLTPMLIGKLFGTAHLGAITGLINAAHFLGGGFWAFMAGLIFDRTGNYQLTFMLSALLALVAVVSMALVKEKRHKI, encoded by the coding sequence TTGACTGATAACAGACAACATAATCGCATCTTCTACGGCTGGTATATCGTCGCCGCTTCCTTCGGGATTCTTTTTTTCAACTCCGGCGCCCGGTATGCCTTTGGCGTGATGATGAAGCCCATCATTGCCGAATTCGGCTGGAGTCGCGGGGCCGTCTCGGCCGTCTTTTTTGTCAACATGGCTGTCTTTGCGCTGGCTCTGTTCATCGTGGGCAAACTGTATGACCGTTTCGGCCCCCGGTGGGTCATCCTGGTCTCCACCCTGTTTATTGCGGCGGGATTTGCCCTGACATCTTTCATTAATTCCCTCGGCCAATTCTTTTTCTCCTATGGAATCCTGGCCGCCCTCGGCATGGCCGGGACGTCGGTTCCCATGATTGCGACCCTGACGAGCAAATGGTTTGACAAGTGGCGCGGCCTCGCCATCAGCCTCGCCATATCGGGCAACTCGATCGGGCAGTTTGTCCTGATTCCGCTCTTCAGCTCTCTGGTCTTGAATCTGGGCTGGCGATCGTCCTATCTCTATATCGGAACTATCATGCTCGTGGTGAATACCGCGCTTGCCTGGCTCGTCATCAAGGGCGATCCCGCCCATCTGGGCCTGATGCCGTTTGGCCGCGATAAGGCCGAGGCAAAAAAGAAAGACCTGACCCACGAGATTGGCACGGGCACGAATATCATTTCTCCGGACATGAACCTAAAGCAGGCCATGGGCACATCTTCCTTCTGGCTGTTCCTGATCGTTATGGCGATCTGCGGCAGCGGAGATTATTTTGCCACCACCCACCTGATTCCCCTGGCTACCGACTACGGTATTCCGCCCTTGGTGGCGGGTAAAATGCTTGGGTTGTACGGGCTCATGAGTCTGGCCGGCATCCTCATTGCGGGGCCGGCCGCTGATTTTATCGGGAGCAAGATCCCCATCATCCTCACCTTTACCCTGCGGATCTGCCTGTATATGCTGATTTTAAGATACAAGAGCGCCATGTCTTTTTACGTCTTTGCCCTGGCCTTTGGCTTCACCCATCTGATCACGGCGCCCCTCACGCCGATGCTGATCGGGAAACTCTTCGGCACAGCGCATTTGGGCGCCATTACCGGTCTGATCAATGCAGCGCATTTTCTGGGCGGGGGGTTCTGGGCTTTCATGGCCGGGTTGATTTTTGACCGGACGGGCAATTACCAGTTGACCTTCATGCTCTCGGCGCTCCTGGCCTTGGTGGCGGTGGTGAGCATGGCTTTGGTTAAGGAAAAAAGGCACAAAATTTGA
- a CDS encoding phosphoglycerate dehydrogenase, with translation MYQIDLLNKISEKGLSIFTEKYEYRTDIPDPDGILVRSKEMKEVSLPSSLKAIARAGAGVNNIPIDKCSEKGIVVFNTPGANANGVKELVVLGMLLASRKVVEGIAWAKGLVGEGDKVPDLIEKGKSKFGGTEILGKKLGVVGLGAIGTMVASAAEGMGMEVWGFDPFLSIEAAWSLSRNTKQAPSLDKLLSECDFISLHVPQNKDTKGFINANKFAVMKKGVVILNFARGGLVDTPSLKKAIADGIVACYVTDFPDGEVIKTDKVIAIPHLGASTEEAEENCAFMAVKQLMNFLENGNIKNSVNFPECSLDRSGNQRLTIANQNLPGMIEKITHFLAENKINITNMINKSKGSIAYNIIDIDGEISNDLVKKIGSTEGIIGVRVI, from the coding sequence ATGTATCAGATTGATCTGTTAAATAAAATTTCGGAAAAAGGGCTTAGCATTTTTACTGAGAAGTATGAGTATCGTACTGATATTCCCGATCCTGACGGCATCTTGGTAAGAAGCAAGGAAATGAAAGAGGTAAGCCTGCCGTCGAGTCTGAAAGCAATTGCTCGCGCCGGCGCCGGTGTCAACAATATTCCCATCGACAAATGTTCGGAGAAAGGCATTGTTGTTTTTAATACCCCGGGAGCAAACGCAAACGGCGTAAAAGAATTAGTCGTCTTGGGCATGCTGCTGGCATCCCGCAAGGTGGTTGAAGGAATCGCCTGGGCCAAAGGCCTGGTGGGTGAAGGCGACAAGGTGCCGGACCTGATCGAAAAGGGCAAATCCAAGTTCGGCGGCACCGAGATCCTGGGCAAGAAGCTCGGAGTGGTGGGTCTGGGAGCCATCGGCACCATGGTGGCCAGTGCCGCCGAGGGCATGGGCATGGAAGTCTGGGGATTCGATCCATTCCTGTCCATCGAGGCGGCCTGGAGCCTGTCCCGCAATACCAAGCAGGCACCAAGCCTGGACAAGCTCCTGTCCGAGTGCGATTTCATCTCGCTGCATGTCCCTCAGAACAAGGATACCAAGGGATTCATCAATGCCAATAAATTCGCGGTCATGAAGAAGGGCGTAGTAATCCTTAATTTCGCCAGAGGGGGACTTGTGGATACCCCGTCCCTGAAGAAGGCTATTGCCGACGGCATCGTGGCGTGCTACGTGACGGATTTCCCCGATGGAGAAGTCATCAAGACGGACAAGGTCATAGCCATTCCGCATCTGGGGGCCTCCACGGAGGAGGCCGAGGAAAACTGCGCGTTTATGGCGGTTAAACAGCTCATGAATTTCCTGGAAAATGGCAACATCAAGAACTCAGTCAATTTCCCAGAGTGTTCCCTTGATCGTTCTGGTAATCAGCGGCTTACCATCGCGAATCAGAACTTGCCGGGCATGATCGAAAAGATCACGCATTTCCTGGCCGAAAACAAGATCAACATCACGAACATGATCAACAAGAGCAAAGGGAGTATCGCCTATAACATCATAGATATAGACGGCGAGATTTCTAATGACCTTGTAAAGAAGATTGGTTCGACAGAGGGCATCATAGGGGTCAGGGTGATTTAA
- a CDS encoding lycopene cyclase family protein: MSKSKTLVIVGAGAAGGSVAAEAKRSDPGLSITMIEQGPHVATAA, translated from the coding sequence ATGAGCAAGAGCAAGACATTAGTCATTGTCGGCGCGGGCGCCGCGGGCGGTTCCGTAGCTGCCGAGGCAAAAAGAAGCGACCCCGGTCTTTCTATCACCATGATCGAGCAGGGGCCACATGTAGCAACCGCCGCCTGA
- a CDS encoding FAD-dependent oxidoreductase yields MPYYIGDVIKDERKLTARTPEKFRESGIEVLINTRVEEIDPVAQVIRLGGGASLPYDFLALGTGAASIMPGIPGEDMEGVFLLKRLSDALRIKDYLKETPCRKAIIIGAGFIGMEVCEAFVTKGIVTEIVLRGKLPVNRWDPELGLIILDELKKHDVAFTTDTEIRSIEKGSAYRLRLNTNHGPTEGDLILLAVGVRPDTTLARAMGLAIGKSGAIAVNFSQQTSVENIYAAGDCCESFNRVSKRWGNIPLGDIANKQGRVAGSNIGGKPMLFPGVVGAQSFRIFSLAAAATGLTEQEARASGFHPVSVISWGNAIANSLPDPKKIGLKLIADRATARLIGAQAVGEAGVVSRINTLSATLWSGLGLEEIGYLDLAYAPPFSGSWDIIHNAAQALLRKL; encoded by the coding sequence ATGCCCTATTACATCGGTGATGTAATCAAGGATGAACGGAAACTGACGGCACGCACCCCGGAAAAATTCCGGGAATCAGGAATTGAAGTCCTTATCAATACCAGGGTCGAAGAGATAGATCCGGTTGCTCAGGTTATCCGTCTTGGCGGTGGCGCCTCCCTCCCCTACGATTTCCTCGCCCTGGGAACCGGAGCAGCGTCCATCATGCCGGGCATACCCGGAGAGGATATGGAAGGGGTGTTTCTCCTTAAAAGACTGAGCGATGCCCTGAGGATAAAAGACTACCTCAAAGAAACGCCCTGCCGGAAGGCGATCATCATCGGGGCCGGTTTTATCGGCATGGAAGTTTGCGAGGCTTTCGTGACGAAGGGAATTGTCACCGAGATTGTCCTCCGGGGCAAGCTACCCGTCAACCGCTGGGATCCGGAATTGGGCCTGATTATTTTAGACGAACTCAAAAAGCATGACGTCGCCTTCACTACGGATACGGAAATCCGGTCCATCGAGAAAGGATCTGCCTACCGGTTACGCTTGAACACGAATCATGGCCCCACGGAGGGCGATCTGATCCTTCTGGCAGTCGGCGTTAGACCCGATACTACCCTTGCCCGGGCGATGGGTCTGGCCATTGGTAAGTCCGGCGCTATTGCCGTTAATTTCTCCCAACAAACCTCCGTAGAAAATATCTATGCCGCCGGCGACTGCTGCGAGTCATTTAACAGGGTCAGCAAGCGGTGGGGCAACATTCCCCTGGGCGACATCGCCAACAAGCAAGGCCGCGTTGCCGGCAGCAACATCGGCGGCAAACCCATGCTCTTCCCCGGTGTTGTCGGGGCCCAGTCTTTCCGGATTTTCAGTCTGGCGGCGGCGGCAACGGGCCTTACTGAACAGGAGGCCAGGGCAAGCGGTTTCCATCCTGTCAGCGTGATCTCCTGGGGAAATGCCATCGCCAACTCCCTGCCAGATCCGAAAAAGATAGGTCTCAAGCTTATTGCCGACAGGGCTACGGCCAGGCTGATCGGCGCCCAGGCGGTCGGTGAGGCCGGTGTCGTCAGCCGCATCAACACCCTTTCTGCCACCCTGTGGTCTGGTCTGGGCCTCGAAGAAATTGGCTACCTTGATCTTGCCTATGCCCCGCCCTTCAGCGGCTCCTGGGATATCATTCACAATGCCGCTCAAGCATTGTTAAGAAAATTATAA
- the speY gene encoding deoxyhypusine synthase, whose protein sequence is MKQRKTECPGKLKYLAGKRILPEPISGKTDIVQLIDNMDAYNGGRLRAACQLLRDKYSANDVTVGLSLAGALTPAGLGPAAIIPLMNHGFVDWMTATGANMYHDLHFAFNLPMHRGTHVVNDVDLRDKGVTRIYDILFDYEDVLMETDRRLRKILLQPEFQKEMGTREFYYHLGKVMNEYEEKNKLGEVSVVAAAYRNGIPVFTSSPGDSTIGMNVAGLELLAETAGLRDKFRLKINSSMDVNDSTAIILNAKRYEQGKTGVILIGGGSPKNFMLQTEPQIQEVLMIPEVGQDYDINITDARPDTGGLSGAPPSEAASWGKIDPTKLEEAVTAYLDVTVALPLMVAYVTHTTKPKKQKRLYHRGEELHAKLVKSYLENNKEVESLKKLMKKLPV, encoded by the coding sequence ATGAAACAGAGGAAAACAGAATGCCCCGGCAAATTAAAATATCTTGCCGGTAAAAGGATTCTTCCCGAGCCAATCTCAGGGAAGACGGATATCGTGCAATTGATTGATAACATGGATGCCTACAACGGCGGGCGCTTAAGGGCCGCCTGTCAGTTGTTGAGAGACAAATATTCCGCCAATGACGTCACCGTGGGGTTAAGTCTGGCAGGGGCGCTGACCCCGGCCGGTCTGGGGCCTGCGGCGATTATTCCCCTGATGAACCACGGTTTTGTTGACTGGATGACCGCCACGGGCGCGAATATGTACCACGATCTGCATTTTGCCTTCAACCTGCCGATGCATCGCGGCACTCATGTTGTCAACGATGTTGATTTGCGGGACAAGGGAGTAACCAGGATTTATGATATTCTGTTTGATTATGAAGACGTGCTGATGGAAACGGATCGCCGCTTGAGAAAAATCCTGCTGCAGCCGGAGTTTCAGAAAGAAATGGGAACCCGTGAATTTTATTACCACCTGGGAAAGGTGATGAATGAATACGAAGAGAAAAACAAACTGGGCGAAGTAAGCGTCGTTGCCGCCGCCTATAGAAACGGGATTCCCGTTTTCACCTCCTCTCCCGGTGATTCCACTATCGGCATGAATGTCGCCGGCCTGGAGCTTTTAGCGGAAACCGCCGGACTGAGAGATAAATTCAGACTGAAAATTAACTCAAGCATGGACGTCAATGATTCAACCGCCATCATCTTGAATGCCAAGCGTTATGAACAGGGAAAAACCGGCGTTATCCTGATCGGCGGCGGCAGCCCAAAAAACTTCATGCTCCAGACGGAACCGCAGATTCAGGAAGTCCTCATGATCCCCGAAGTGGGGCAGGATTATGACATCAATATTACCGATGCCAGACCGGATACGGGCGGATTGTCGGGCGCCCCGCCCAGCGAGGCGGCAAGCTGGGGCAAGATAGACCCGACGAAGCTGGAAGAAGCCGTCACCGCCTATCTCGACGTTACGGTAGCCTTGCCGCTGATGGTCGCCTATGTCACGCATACTACCAAGCCCAAAAAACAAAAAAGGCTTTATCACCGGGGGGAAGAGTTGCATGCAAAGCTGGTTAAATCTTATCTGGAAAATAACAAAGAAGTGGAATCTTTGAAAAAACTTATGAAAAAGCTCCCGGTATAA
- a CDS encoding transporter, with the protein MKKNGSMSGNFVKLILMAFVLTLVLSGAPVFATEGGGSHYVGGNEDFMSGALPPPGMYPIVYYVNYSANKLKDNDGNDIPIGFKLDANALAFRFIYVSKMKLLGADLAWHVIVPLVDQKVKIDAAGVDKKSSGLGDIEFSGPILGWHFSKNMHLVGTVDFMAPTGQYDQYDESSIGRNYWTIAPILDATYISDGGFEISGKFQYFFNTENNDTKYKSGNEFLLDYLIGQHFGNWNVGLNGFYHRQITDDEVNGVTVGTDGNRLQSISYGPAIQYNYKNMFFNAKYQWDSNAKNTVEGNKLWLKFMYAF; encoded by the coding sequence ATGAAAAAGAATGGTAGTATGAGCGGTAATTTTGTCAAGTTAATCTTAATGGCATTTGTATTAACATTGGTTCTTTCTGGTGCGCCGGTATTTGCGACGGAAGGCGGGGGGTCCCATTATGTTGGTGGCAATGAAGATTTCATGTCTGGCGCCTTGCCTCCTCCGGGGATGTATCCTATTGTTTACTATGTGAATTATTCCGCCAATAAGCTCAAAGATAATGATGGTAACGATATCCCCATCGGTTTCAAGCTGGATGCGAATGCCTTGGCATTCCGTTTCATCTATGTCTCCAAAATGAAACTCTTGGGCGCCGACTTGGCCTGGCATGTTATTGTGCCATTGGTTGATCAGAAGGTAAAAATCGATGCAGCCGGTGTAGATAAAAAATCTTCTGGCCTTGGCGACATTGAGTTCTCCGGCCCGATCCTTGGCTGGCATTTCAGCAAGAACATGCACCTTGTCGGAACGGTTGACTTCATGGCGCCGACGGGGCAGTATGACCAGTACGATGAATCCAGCATCGGCCGCAACTACTGGACCATCGCTCCCATCTTGGATGCTACCTATATCAGCGACGGCGGGTTCGAGATTTCGGGCAAGTTCCAGTACTTCTTTAATACGGAAAACAATGATACCAAATACAAATCGGGTAATGAATTCCTTTTGGATTATCTGATCGGTCAGCATTTCGGCAACTGGAATGTCGGCTTGAACGGTTTTTATCACAGGCAGATTACCGATGATGAAGTCAATGGTGTCACGGTTGGTACGGACGGTAATAGACTCCAGTCTATTTCCTATGGACCGGCAATCCAGTATAACTACAAGAATATGTTTTTCAACGCCAAGTATCAGTGGGATTCGAACGCGAAAAACACCGTGGAAGGCAACAAACTCTGGCTTAAATTCATGTACGCGTTTTAA